In [Phormidium] sp. ETS-05, the genomic window TTTGCCATCCCAAACCGCCTCTGGCAAATTCACATCCATTAACACAATATCCACAGCTCTCGATTGACATTGCTGGAAAATTTCATCAGGTTTATCCGTAATAGCCACCTGGTGCCCCCCCAAACGTTCAATTAACTTGGCAGTTCCTTTCGCCAGCAAATAATCATCATCCACCAGTAAAATTTTCAACCGGTTTTTAGACATAACTTTTACCTTTCCTCAAACTATAGTTTTGTCATTTGTCATTTGTCACTTGTCACTTGTCACTTGTCCTTTGTCACTTGTCCGCTTGTCCCTTGTCCCTTGTCCCTTGTCCCTTGTCATCAATTATCAATTGTCAATTGTCAATTATCAAAAGGCAGTTGTAGTCTCACATTAGTTCCCCTTCCCAACCCCTCACTTTCTAGAAATATGCGTCCTCCCATTAGTTCCACTAAACGCTTGCAAATGGCTAACCCCAAACCTGTGCCGCCGTAACGGCGTTTGATAGAACCATCCGCCTGCACGAAGGGTTCAAATAAAAGCTCCCGCTGGTTGGGGTCGATTCCGATACCAGTGTCGGTAACGGCAATCTCCACCCATTCGCCGCTGTCGCTCATCGCTGCTGCCTTTTTTGCGGTGATGCGAATCTCCCCGATCGGAGTGAATTTCAAGGCATTGGAAAGCAGGTTGGTTAAAATCTGTTTCAGCTTCCCTTGGTCGGCATAAACTTGCTCTACTTCACATTCTAGAATCAGGGGGATGCCTTTATGCCTGCTTTCAACATGAAACATCCGAATTTGCTCGGACAGCAAGGGTCGCAAGTCCACCTGGTTCATCTGGACGCTCATGCGACCGGCTTCGATTTTGGCGATATCGAGAACATCGTTGATAATCGCTACCAAGTTTTCCGCTGATTGATAGGCAACTCCGATATATTCTTTTAGCTCTTCCTCGTTGTCGTAAAAGCCTTCTTTGAGTAATTTTAGGTAATTGAGGGTGGAAGCTAGGGGGGTACGCAGTTCATGGCTGGTAGAGGACAAAAAATCCGACTTCATGCGGTTGGCTTCTTCAGCAATATTGCGGGCGGTATCCAGTTCCCGGTTACGCATTTCCACGAGCAAACGGTTTTCCCTTTCCCACTGGTAGAGGCGGTTTTGCATCAGAGCCATGCCTAGGTGAGAGCCTACAGCTTGCACCAATTCAATTTCTGCTGGGTGCCATTGGGGTGATTGGCGGAGTTTCAGCTCCCGCCATGCCTCAAAGCTCTGGCGCACCCGCCGGTTACGATCGTCCGGGTCCAAGCGACCTGCCCAAAGGATTTCAGTATCAATTTCATCTCGAAACAGGGTGAGGCAGCCTAAAGCTTGTTTGCCGTACCACAGCGGCATTACCAAAATGCTGCGGATGCGGGTGTTGCGGAAGGTGGGGGCAACGGCTGTCAGGAAGGGTTCTTGGTACAGGTCCGGCACAATATGACAGTTGAGATTAGACAATTGTGCTGACACGGACAATTGCTCGGTGCGGAGGGACTGCCAATCCTCATCATGGGGCCCAACAGGATTGGTGTTTGGGGAGAGGTTCGGCTGGCGCATCAATTGCTGCCAGAAGGTTTCGGCTTCCAGGAGCAACGCTTCCCCAGTGGCTGATTTTTGGGGTTGTGTCCCCCAGAGAAATAGTTGTGGTTGGTCCCCGTAAGTATAAATCTGAGTGGCGGTGGTGGGGTCGGTGGAGTGGATATAGAGCCTCCCCCCAGAGCAACCGCTAGCTTTGACCAATGTTTTCAGGACATTTTCCAGGATTTGTCCTACTTGTTGCGGGGTATGCAGCAGGGTGGATATCTGATTAATTAATGTCTCCTGGCGGGTTTTGGCTCTGGCTTCGCTGAGGAGGTGGGACTGGTCTAGCGCTACCGATACTTGGTCCGCGAGCAACTGCACCATCAGCAAATCTTCATCGGTAAATGTTTTGGGGGTGGCATGGTGCCCAGCCAACAAACCCCATAGTTTCTCTCCGTGGAATATGGGCACTACCAGAGATGATTGCACTCCCATATTGGTGAGGTATTCCACATGGCAAGGATCTACCGGTCGCTGCAAAATATCTTCAATTTTTGTTTGTTGCACCTCCTCCACCGTCAAGTCCCCAGTAGTGGCCACATTTCCCTGGTTATTCAAGGTAATTTGTTGTGCGGGAACGCTCACAATAACGCGAGTTTTGGCCTTGATAAACATCTCGCGGGAGTGGGGCGGAATGTCACTGGCGGGAAAGTGCAGACCCAGCAGAGAAGGTAGGCGCTGTCCGTCGATTGATTCGGCTATTACCTCCCCGGAGCCGTCGGGTTCAAACCGATATACTTTCACTCGGTCTGTTTCCAGGAACGATCGCAGCTCCGCCGCTGTGGTCGTCAAAATCGTTTCCAGTTCCAGGGATTGGCGGATGCGATTTGTCATCCTATATAATAAGGCTTCTTTTGTCAGTCCTTTTCTTGACTTATTCGGCATTTTTTTAAATTTTAGCTTTAAACTTTTAATATTGTCATTTGTCCTTGGTCATTTGTCATTTGTCCTTGGTCATTTGTCATTTGTCCTTTGTCCTTTGGTTAGTTCTGTAGGGTGGGCTGTAGTGGCGAAT contains:
- a CDS encoding GAF domain-containing protein, encoding MTNRIRQSLELETILTTTAAELRSFLETDRVKVYRFEPDGSGEVIAESIDGQRLPSLLGLHFPASDIPPHSREMFIKAKTRVIVSVPAQQITLNNQGNVATTGDLTVEEVQQTKIEDILQRPVDPCHVEYLTNMGVQSSLVVPIFHGEKLWGLLAGHHATPKTFTDEDLLMVQLLADQVSVALDQSHLLSEARAKTRQETLINQISTLLHTPQQVGQILENVLKTLVKASGCSGGRLYIHSTDPTTATQIYTYGDQPQLFLWGTQPQKSATGEALLLEAETFWQQLMRQPNLSPNTNPVGPHDEDWQSLRTEQLSVSAQLSNLNCHIVPDLYQEPFLTAVAPTFRNTRIRSILVMPLWYGKQALGCLTLFRDEIDTEILWAGRLDPDDRNRRVRQSFEAWRELKLRQSPQWHPAEIELVQAVGSHLGMALMQNRLYQWERENRLLVEMRNRELDTARNIAEEANRMKSDFLSSTSHELRTPLASTLNYLKLLKEGFYDNEEELKEYIGVAYQSAENLVAIINDVLDIAKIEAGRMSVQMNQVDLRPLLSEQIRMFHVESRHKGIPLILECEVEQVYADQGKLKQILTNLLSNALKFTPIGEIRITAKKAAAMSDSGEWVEIAVTDTGIGIDPNQRELLFEPFVQADGSIKRRYGGTGLGLAICKRLVELMGGRIFLESEGLGRGTNVRLQLPFDN